TGCATTGCCCGAGGGGCTGACACTTTCTGTGCCGCCCATGCGGGAAGACCCGAGGGATGTGCTGTTGACACCGCATAAAATAAGCGCTGTCCAGGAGCTGCCCGAAAATGCAGTCATCGGTACTGGAAGCAAACGCCGGATTTATCAGCTGAAAAATATCCGAAAAGATTTTGAAGTGGTGGGAATCCGCGGAAATATTGATACCCGTATCCGGAAAATGAAAGAGCAGGGACTGGATGGCATTATTCTGGCGGCGGCAGGCCTTAAACGCATCGGCGTTTATGAGAGCGAGGATTATACCTGCCTCCCACTTGAACCATGCCAGTTTGTATCGGCGCCAGCCCAGGGGATTCTGGCAGTGGAAATCCGTGAGGATAACGAAACCGTCAAGGCACTCATGGAATCTGTCAGTAACCCGGTTACCAAGGCGCAAATGACAGCGGAACGCCAGTTTTTGATCAGCTTAAACGGCAGCTGCCATATCCCTATCGGAGCATACTGTGATGTGGAGGGTGAAAAATTGACCCTTTACGGACTTTTTGGCAACGAAGACGGCACGATTCTATATAAAGGACAGACAGAGGGAGCCCTGGGCGAGGAAGCAAAAATGGGAGACCGTCTGGCAAAGGAACTGAAAGAAATGGTAGAAGCAGAAATTAAGCCGGGCACGGTCTATCTGGCTGGCGGCGGCTGCGGTGATAAGGGACTGATCACCGTCAAAGCCATGGAAAAATTAAAAACCTGTGACGCGGTGGTTTACGACGCGCTGGTCAATGAGGAATTCCTGAAATGGACAAAACCAGAGTGTGAAAAGATTTATGTCGGCAAAAGAGCCGCCAACCATGCGCTGCCTCAGGATGAAATCAACGCTCTGCTGATCAAGCTGGGCAAGGAAGGCAAAAATGTTGTCCGCCTTAAGGGCGGCGACCCTTATGTTTTTGGACGCGGCGGCGAGGAAGGCGAGGAGCTCTACGACGCCGGAGTTCCATTTGAAGTGATTCCAGGGATTACCTCGGTTATCGGCGGCCTGGCTTACGCGGGTATTCCCATTACCCACAGAGACTGTGTCTCTTCCTTTCAGGTGGTTACCGGGCATCTGAAATCTGAGGAGTCTGAGCTGGACTGGCCGGTACTGGCTAAATCCAAAGGGACCATCGTGTTTTTGATGGGCGTCAAAAATCTTGAAAAAATCACCGGAGAGCTGATGAAAAACGGGATGGATAAAAATACGCCGGCGGCTGTGGTGCACCGCGCTTCTACGCCTTACCAGCGAGTGGTGGAAGGCACACTGGAAACAATCTACGGCATTGCCACAGAAGCCAGGATCACAGCGCCAAGCCTGATCGTAGTCGGCGATGTGGTGACCAAGCGTGAGAAGCTGCGCTTTTTTGACAGCAAGCCCCTTTTTGGAAAAAATATCGTGGTAACCCGCTCCAGAGAACAGAGCTCGAAAATGGTG
The DNA window shown above is from Eubacterium limosum and carries:
- the hemC gene encoding hydroxymethylbilane synthase; the encoded protein is MKIIVGSRGSKLAVVQTNWLLEELRKANPEVDFELKIIKTKGDKIQHKALDKIGDKGIFTKELEDALLSGEIDMAVHSMKDMPSALPEGLTLSVPPMREDPRDVLLTPHKISAVQELPENAVIGTGSKRRIYQLKNIRKDFEVVGIRGNIDTRIRKMKEQGLDGIILAAAGLKRIGVYESEDYTCLPLEPCQFVSAPAQGILAVEIREDNETVKALMESVSNPVTKAQMTAERQFLISLNGSCHIPIGAYCDVEGEKLTLYGLFGNEDGTILYKGQTEGALGEEAKMGDRLAKELKEMVEAEIKPGTVYLAGGGCGDKGLITVKAMEKLKTCDAVVYDALVNEEFLKWTKPECEKIYVGKRAANHALPQDEINALLIKLGKEGKNVVRLKGGDPYVFGRGGEEGEELYDAGVPFEVIPGITSVIGGLAYAGIPITHRDCVSSFQVVTGHLKSEESELDWPVLAKSKGTIVFLMGVKNLEKITGELMKNGMDKNTPAAVVHRASTPYQRVVEGTLETIYGIATEARITAPSLIVVGDVVTKREKLRFFDSKPLFGKNIVVTRSREQSSKMVAQIAELGGNAIEYPTIKIEPIPENVDALAENFGCLDRYSHIIFTSTNGVEIFFDALKASGRDTRALGNIHVTAIGSATAALLAEQGITADFVPKKYVGEELVDGLMPLLTETSRVLIPRSKNARIYVVEELRKVCPVDEFQIYETVREDNTDVDVAEMLKNKEIDYITFTSSTTVQYFVEKIGSENVDDTKNAKCVSIGPVTSDKMKELGLTVDVQAEVYTIAGMIEAILNMEK